A section of the Caviibacter abscessus genome encodes:
- the uxuA gene encoding mannonate dehydratase: MKIGFRWYGTEDTIPVEYIRHIPNVHTVVTAVYSVPVGEVWPMEDILSLKEQTEKTGLSFEVIESIPVHEDIKLGKRDYLRYIENYKENIRRCAKAGVKVICYNFMPVFDWTRSELDHVREDGSTCLVYYKDQIDKLDPTKLALPGWDSSYNPEEMSKLIAEYKELGEEGLWKNLEFFLKEIIPVAIENDINMAIHPDDPPYSIFGIPRIITDRDNLRRFLDIYPDTHHGLTMCAGSLGCSPTNDYISMVNEFGPEGRIHFAHLRNIKILEDGSFEESGHISKEGSLDFADIVKAYHSFGYKGYIRPDHGRMIWGETGKPGYGLYDRALGVTYINGLWEMCEKVYGKVED; this comes from the coding sequence GTGAAAATAGGATTTAGATGGTATGGAACAGAAGATACAATACCTGTGGAATATATAAGACACATACCGAATGTACATACGGTAGTTACAGCTGTTTATAGTGTGCCTGTTGGTGAAGTTTGGCCTATGGAAGATATACTTTCTTTAAAAGAACAAACTGAAAAAACTGGACTTTCATTTGAAGTAATTGAAAGCATACCGGTTCATGAGGATATAAAACTTGGAAAAAGAGATTATTTAAGATATATAGAAAATTATAAAGAAAATATTAGAAGATGTGCAAAAGCAGGAGTGAAGGTTATTTGTTACAATTTTATGCCTGTTTTTGACTGGACTAGAAGTGAACTAGATCATGTTAGAGAAGATGGTTCAACTTGTCTTGTGTATTATAAGGATCAAATAGATAAGTTAGATCCTACAAAACTTGCATTACCTGGTTGGGATTCTTCATATAATCCTGAGGAAATGTCAAAATTAATAGCTGAATATAAAGAATTGGGCGAAGAAGGATTATGGAAAAATTTAGAATTTTTCTTAAAAGAAATCATACCTGTTGCAATTGAAAATGATATAAATATGGCAATACATCCTGATGACCCACCTTATTCAATATTTGGTATACCTAGAATAATAACTGATAGAGATAATTTAAGAAGATTTTTAGATATATATCCTGATACTCATCATGGATTAACTATGTGTGCAGGTTCTCTTGGGTGTTCTCCTACTAATGACTATATTTCGATGGTAAATGAATTTGGACCTGAGGGAAGAATACATTTTGCTCATTTAAGAAATATAAAAATACTAGAAGATGGAAGTTTTGAAGAATCTGGGCATATTTCAAAAGAAGGAAGTTTAGATTTTGCAGATATAGTTAAAGCTTACCACAGTTTTGGATATAAGGGATATATAAGACCTGATCATGGAAGAATGATATGGGGAGAAACTGGTAAACCTGGTTATGGGCTATATGATAGAGCATTGGGAGTAACATACATAAACGGACTTTGGGAAATGTGTGAAAAAGTCTATGGAAAGGTTGAAGATTAA
- a CDS encoding ABC transporter permease: protein MNNFSNIKNKQSFLTGLKNGLWFEYKALIQNSSILYTNILFPIVYYIFFVKGLAKTIGVFNYKGRDLNYELYSLTGLIGIICVGEITNIIYRTVIDNKWGLLHLKLANGIGILSYSLSKSFYAIVGINVQIPILLIITKLTTNIGFINLLIGYIMSIIITLFWVNVGILIALKVQSYKTRDLITHLLLLPVYFSAPAYYILSDVDKYIKIVAHLNPLTYQLNGLREAMLFTNFSKDFIIVVLMTLIVFLINLLLIKQVKFSRSEM, encoded by the coding sequence ATGAATAATTTTTCAAATATAAAGAATAAACAATCATTTCTTACAGGACTAAAAAATGGTTTGTGGTTTGAATATAAAGCTTTAATACAAAATAGTTCCATTTTATACACCAATATTCTATTCCCAATAGTATATTATATTTTCTTTGTTAAAGGCTTAGCAAAGACTATTGGAGTTTTTAATTATAAAGGAAGAGACTTAAATTATGAACTTTACTCTCTAACAGGTCTTATAGGTATAATTTGTGTAGGAGAAATAACAAACATAATATATAGAACTGTTATAGATAATAAATGGGGACTGCTTCATCTTAAATTAGCAAATGGAATAGGAATATTGTCATATAGTTTAAGTAAATCATTTTACGCAATTGTTGGAATAAATGTACAAATTCCAATACTTTTAATTATAACTAAATTAACTACTAATATAGGATTTATTAATCTATTAATCGGATACATAATGTCTATAATAATAACTTTATTTTGGGTAAATGTTGGAATACTTATAGCACTAAAGGTTCAAAGTTATAAGACAAGAGATTTAATAACGCACTTATTACTATTACCTGTATATTTTAGTGCTCCTGCTTATTACATTTTAAGTGATGTTGATAAATATATTAAGATTGTAGCACATTTAAATCCATTAACATATCAGCTAAACGGTTTAAGAGAAGCAATGTTATTTACTAATTTTTCAAAGGATTTTATAATCGTAGTACTTATGACATTAATAGTATTTTTGATTAATCTATTATTAATAAAGCAAGTTAAGTTTAGTAGAAGTGAAATGTAA
- a CDS encoding LacI family DNA-binding transcriptional regulator yields MKKLTIKDIANLAGVSFKTVSRVLNKEQNVKKETREKIEKILLETNFSINYNAKRLSISRTKQIGLVTNTVLDYELNKNYIIMNYIVNYARKRGYTILVNRSFKELVKNNFDKIDSGFYEGLIFLNPKNSDEVEKAVQSNLPVVISGISEKYIYVGTDQYESAYIATETLIRKGCKDICILLGDSNTKTTNEKYRGYKQVIDKFKMKENVYYNYSSSEEVEKFIISKYKDKKLPDGLVINSDYAALGAIRAINKLGIKCPEKLKIISFGNTFICNEVYPSLSSMKQKFDIIAKELVDKIIYMIENEGKKAQSYKIPAELVERDTILK; encoded by the coding sequence ATGAAAAAACTAACGATTAAAGATATTGCAAATTTGGCAGGAGTATCATTTAAGACGGTATCTAGGGTTTTAAATAAAGAACAAAATGTAAAAAAAGAAACTAGAGAAAAAATTGAAAAAATATTATTAGAAACTAATTTTAGTATAAATTATAACGCAAAAAGACTTTCAATAAGTAGAACAAAACAAATTGGACTTGTAACAAATACGGTTTTGGACTATGAACTTAATAAAAATTATATAATTATGAATTATATTGTAAATTATGCAAGAAAACGAGGTTATACTATTTTAGTTAATAGAAGTTTTAAAGAACTTGTGAAAAATAATTTTGATAAAATTGATTCAGGTTTTTATGAAGGTTTGATATTTTTAAATCCTAAAAATAGTGATGAAGTTGAAAAAGCAGTTCAAAGTAATTTACCTGTTGTTATTTCAGGGATTAGTGAAAAATATATATATGTAGGAACAGATCAATATGAAAGTGCATATATAGCAACTGAAACATTAATTAGGAAAGGGTGCAAGGATATTTGCATACTTTTAGGAGATAGTAACACCAAAACTACAAATGAAAAATATAGAGGATATAAACAGGTAATAGATAAATTTAAAATGAAAGAAAATGTGTATTATAATTACTCAAGTAGTGAGGAAGTTGAGAAATTTATAATATCAAAATATAAAGACAAAAAATTACCTGACGGTCTTGTTATAAATTCTGATTACGCAGCACTTGGAGCTATAAGGGCTATTAATAAACTTGGTATTAAATGCCCAGAAAAACTTAAAATAATAAGTTTTGGAAACACTTTTATATGTAATGAAGTATATCCTAGTTTAAGTTCCATGAAACAAAAATTTGATATAATAGCAAAAGAATTAGTTGATAAAATAATTTATATGATAGAAAATGAGGGTAAAAAAGCACAAAGTTATAAAATACCCGCAGAACTTGTTGAAAGGGATACTATTTTAAAATAG
- a CDS encoding ABC transporter ATP-binding protein, with protein MKKINLINMTSIYSNKKGIKNVTLSINEGEFVAILGHNGAGKSTFLNSLMGIKDYNEGEISIDYKYNEIGFISQKQVIDWYLNVESNIRMEEIFLPKRDDNLFNKITELLELKPYLNNSIEDLSGGQLQRVQISRAIMKKPKLYILDEPTTGLDVYSSEKVMQYFKDEVAKNKIVLVSSHDLELIQKFCDRIIYIYDGNIKYDGPINEFIKDDSLRDKILKELSYE; from the coding sequence ATGAAAAAAATAAATTTAATTAATATGACATCAATATACAGTAACAAAAAAGGAATAAAAAACGTAACTTTAAGTATTAACGAAGGTGAATTTGTTGCTATCTTAGGTCATAATGGGGCTGGTAAATCAACATTTTTAAATAGTTTAATGGGAATTAAAGATTATAATGAAGGTGAAATATCCATTGATTATAAATATAATGAAATTGGATTTATCTCTCAAAAACAGGTTATAGACTGGTATTTAAATGTTGAAAGTAATATAAGAATGGAAGAAATCTTTTTACCAAAAAGAGATGATAATTTATTTAATAAAATCACTGAACTTCTAGAATTAAAACCATATTTAAATAATTCTATAGAAGACTTATCAGGAGGACAACTTCAAAGAGTACAAATATCAAGAGCAATAATGAAAAAACCTAAATTATACATTTTAGACGAACCTACAACAGGTTTAGATGTATACTCAAGTGAAAAGGTTATGCAATACTTTAAAGATGAAGTTGCTAAAAATAAAATTGTTTTAGTTTCTTCACATGACTTAGAGCTTATACAAAAATTTTGTGACAGAATAATATACATTTACGACGGGAATATAAAATATGACGGACCTATTAACGAATTTATTAAAGATGACTCATTAAGAGATAAGATATTAAAGGAGTTGAGTTATGAATAA
- the uxaC gene encoding glucuronate isomerase, giving the protein MKFINPNFMLHNDTAKKLYNDYAKDMLIYDYHCHLSPEEIAKDKPFDNITQIWLYGDHYKWRAMRANGVYEKFVTGNSSDFEKFEHWAKTLDNCIANPLYHWSALELKRYFDIDEILSFDNYKDIWERANKVIIDKKYSPKKMITMSNVAVVCTTDSPVDDLKWHKIIKEDKEFKTRVVPGFRPDEVLSIGTKKFYDFIPKLEKIVDFKIDTYEKMLDAIKLRIKYFDENDGYICDHGILKLPYIKSSRDEVYSIFEKALNKQVLTNEEIEKYLTTLLIDLAKEYKKYDWTMQIHFGAIRNNNEKYFETLGPDTGFDSIADTSDVAYCLNNLLNDMSKNDGLPKMIIYNLDPTLNNVIACNIANFQINSGKLQFGAGWWFNDTKEGMIRQMKTLADQGLLAKFVGMLTDSRSFVSYTRHEYFRRILCQYIGELVELGEIPNDEKILKKLIQNICYNNANTYFKKER; this is encoded by the coding sequence ATGAAATTTATAAACCCTAACTTTATGCTACATAATGACACGGCAAAGAAGTTATATAATGATTATGCAAAAGATATGCTTATATATGATTATCATTGTCATTTAAGTCCGGAAGAAATAGCAAAAGATAAACCTTTTGATAATATCACACAAATATGGCTATATGGTGATCACTATAAATGGAGAGCTATGCGTGCAAATGGTGTATATGAAAAATTTGTTACAGGAAATAGCAGTGATTTTGAAAAATTTGAACATTGGGCAAAAACTTTAGATAATTGTATAGCAAATCCTCTTTATCACTGGAGTGCTTTAGAACTTAAAAGATATTTTGATATTGATGAGATATTAAGTTTTGATAACTATAAAGATATATGGGAAAGAGCAAATAAAGTTATTATAGATAAAAAATATTCTCCTAAAAAGATGATAACTATGTCTAATGTAGCTGTTGTATGTACTACAGATAGTCCTGTTGATGATCTTAAATGGCATAAGATAATAAAAGAGGATAAAGAATTTAAGACTAGAGTTGTTCCAGGATTTAGACCTGATGAAGTATTATCTATAGGAACAAAGAAATTTTATGATTTTATACCAAAACTTGAAAAAATTGTAGATTTTAAAATAGATACATATGAAAAAATGCTAGATGCAATTAAACTTAGAATAAAATATTTTGATGAAAATGATGGATATATATGTGATCACGGTATACTTAAATTGCCATATATAAAATCATCAAGAGATGAAGTATACAGCATTTTTGAAAAAGCATTAAATAAACAAGTTTTAACAAATGAAGAAATTGAAAAATATTTAACAACTTTACTTATTGACCTTGCAAAAGAATACAAAAAGTATGATTGGACTATGCAAATCCATTTTGGAGCTATAAGAAATAATAATGAAAAATATTTTGAAACTTTAGGTCCTGATACAGGATTTGACTCTATAGCTGATACTTCAGATGTTGCATATTGTCTTAATAATTTATTAAATGATATGAGTAAAAATGATGGATTACCTAAAATGATAATATATAATTTAGATCCTACATTAAATAATGTAATTGCTTGTAATATTGCTAATTTTCAAATAAATTCTGGTAAATTACAATTTGGTGCGGGCTGGTGGTTCAATGATACGAAAGAAGGGATGATAAGACAAATGAAAACATTAGCAGATCAGGGTTTACTTGCTAAATTTGTTGGGATGCTTACAGATTCAAGAAGTTTTGTATCATATACAAGGCATGAATACTTTAGAAGAATATTGTGTCAATATATTGGGGAATTAGTAGAGCTTGGTGAAATACCAAATGATGAAAAAATATTAAAAAAATTAATACAAAATATTTGCTATAACAATGCAAATACGTATTTTAAAAAGGAGAGATAA
- a CDS encoding SDR family oxidoreductase, whose product MDKRFDNKVVVVTGAGGIICSAIAKDFAEKGAKVALLDLNYDSAKMYEDEMTKEGLIAKAYKCNVLDNNSVIKVNEEIKKDFGKVDILINGAGGNSPKATTDQEIYDKNLKGSSFFELDPQGISFVFDLNILGTIIPTQIIAKDMESGSCIINISSMNSYTPLTKIVAYSGAKAAVNNFTKWIAVHLSKQGIRCNAIAPGFLVTNQNKNLLFNQDGTPTARTEKILRNTPMNRFGNTKEMLGAITFLADNEMSGFVTGVIIPVDGGFSAYSGV is encoded by the coding sequence ATGGATAAAAGATTTGATAACAAAGTAGTTGTTGTTACAGGAGCAGGAGGTATAATCTGTTCTGCAATAGCTAAAGATTTTGCGGAAAAAGGAGCAAAAGTAGCTTTACTTGATTTAAATTATGACAGTGCAAAAATGTATGAAGACGAAATGACAAAAGAGGGCTTAATTGCAAAAGCATACAAATGCAATGTGTTAGATAATAATAGTGTAATAAAAGTAAATGAAGAAATAAAAAAAGATTTTGGAAAAGTAGATATTTTAATAAATGGAGCAGGAGGAAATTCTCCAAAAGCTACAACAGATCAAGAGATATATGATAAAAATTTAAAAGGAAGCAGTTTTTTTGAATTAGATCCTCAAGGAATAAGCTTTGTATTTGATTTAAATATTTTAGGAACAATTATTCCTACTCAAATCATAGCAAAAGATATGGAAAGTGGTTCGTGTATAATTAATATATCAAGTATGAACTCATATACTCCGCTTACAAAAATAGTTGCATATTCAGGTGCTAAAGCTGCTGTAAATAATTTTACAAAATGGATAGCTGTGCATTTATCTAAACAAGGCATAAGATGTAATGCTATAGCTCCAGGATTTTTAGTAACTAATCAAAATAAAAACTTATTATTTAATCAAGATGGAACACCAACAGCAAGAACAGAAAAAATATTAAGAAATACTCCTATGAACAGATTTGGAAATACAAAGGAGATGCTTGGGGCAATAACATTTTTAGCAGATAATGAAATGTCAGGATTTGTTACAGGTGTAATAATCCCTGTTGATGGTGGATTTAGTGCATATTCAGGAGTGTAA
- a CDS encoding PTS transporter subunit EIIC — translation MKNHIFSNLQKIGRAFMLPIAVLPMAGILLGVGGSFTNPVLIETYKLNFLLPGTPLNYILQLFFNVGLFVFANLPLLFAVGVAIGMANKNKETSALSAVLGFILFHTIINTILTFKGITPASVSYDALIANGLSEASARGIAALYTKELGIFTLQTGVFGGIICGISSALITNKFSDKKLPDYLAFFSGNRFVPVMTILIFIPIASIFPVIWPTIFMLIVKAGELFAATGAIGTFFYGASMRLLNVFGLHHAIYPLFWYTQLGGYEEVAGVMVAGGQKIFFAQLADPTIKHFSAAATKTMTGGFLPMMFGLPAAALAMYKTVEDKNKAAIKGILLSAALTSFLTGITEPIEFTFLFVAPALYVIHALLEGLSYMLMYILNVAVGITFSRGVIDFTFFGLLQGPAKTSYYWILILGPGYALIYYYLFKFLILKFNFATPGRDGGENKLYTRADYNKEKDNKIIDEIVKGLGGIDNIENLDACITRLRVTVKDPSKVCDDNKWKELNAKGVIRSGNGIQLIYGTQADNYKNEIKYKYDI, via the coding sequence ATGAAAAATCATATTTTTTCTAATTTACAAAAAATAGGTCGTGCATTTATGCTACCTATAGCTGTTTTACCTATGGCAGGTATATTACTTGGTGTTGGAGGTTCTTTCACAAATCCCGTATTAATAGAAACTTATAAGTTAAATTTCTTGTTACCAGGAACACCACTAAACTATATTTTACAATTATTTTTTAATGTTGGACTATTTGTTTTTGCAAACTTACCATTACTATTTGCTGTTGGAGTTGCAATAGGTATGGCAAATAAAAATAAAGAAACTTCTGCTCTATCTGCGGTTTTAGGCTTTATTTTATTCCATACTATAATAAATACTATACTTACATTTAAAGGAATAACACCTGCTTCTGTAAGTTATGACGCACTAATTGCAAATGGATTAAGTGAAGCTTCTGCTCGTGGAATTGCTGCACTTTATACAAAAGAACTTGGTATTTTTACGTTACAAACTGGAGTTTTTGGTGGTATTATCTGTGGTATAAGCTCTGCATTAATAACTAATAAATTTTCAGATAAAAAATTACCTGATTATTTAGCTTTCTTTAGCGGTAACAGATTTGTTCCTGTTATGACTATATTAATTTTCATACCTATTGCTTCTATTTTTCCAGTTATTTGGCCAACAATTTTCATGTTAATTGTTAAAGCTGGAGAATTATTTGCAGCTACAGGTGCAATCGGAACTTTCTTTTATGGTGCATCAATGAGACTACTTAATGTATTTGGTCTTCATCATGCAATTTATCCTTTATTCTGGTATACTCAACTTGGTGGATATGAAGAAGTTGCAGGAGTTATGGTTGCAGGAGGTCAAAAAATATTTTTTGCACAACTTGCTGATCCAACAATAAAACATTTCAGTGCAGCAGCCACAAAAACTATGACAGGTGGATTCTTACCTATGATGTTTGGACTTCCTGCGGCAGCTTTAGCTATGTATAAAACAGTGGAAGATAAAAACAAAGCAGCAATTAAAGGGATTTTACTCTCAGCTGCATTAACATCATTTTTAACTGGTATAACTGAACCTATAGAATTTACTTTCTTATTTGTTGCACCTGCTCTTTACGTAATACATGCATTACTTGAAGGTCTTTCATATATGTTAATGTATATTTTAAATGTTGCAGTTGGTATCACTTTTTCTCGTGGAGTTATTGACTTTACATTCTTTGGACTACTTCAAGGACCTGCAAAAACATCATATTATTGGATATTAATACTTGGACCTGGTTATGCTTTAATTTATTATTATTTATTTAAATTCTTAATACTTAAATTTAACTTTGCAACTCCTGGTAGAGATGGTGGAGAAAATAAGCTATATACAAGAGCTGATTACAATAAGGAAAAAGATAATAAGATTATAGATGAAATAGTTAAAGGTCTTGGTGGAATTGACAATATTGAAAATTTAGATGCTTGTATAACAAGATTAAGAGTAACAGTAAAAGATCCTAGTAAAGTTTGCGATGACAACAAATGGAAAGAACTTAATGCAAAAGGTGTTATAAGATCAGGAAATGGTATACAATTAATATATGGAACACAAGCTGATAATTACAAAAATGAAATAAAATATAAATACGATATATAA
- a CDS encoding HAD family hydrolase, translating to MEKKIICIDSDGCVMDTMNYKHELCFGPLAADFWEVKEKDEFLKEWNTVNLFSDTRGINRFKGLYLTFEKMNKKYPTIPKLNDVKLWAENAQELSNASLKREIEKNNSEELKKALMWSEKVNEKIASLEGLDKPFEKAKEALEHASKYTDVAIVSSANKEAILSEWQRHGLLEYVNEVMGQDKGTKKDCISFLISKGYDANNILMIGDSPGDIEAAKLNNVKFYPIMFNDEKNSWEKFSTEILDEFLNGIYDEKSYVEKYNKLLKKYSKED from the coding sequence ATGGAAAAAAAGATTATTTGTATAGATTCAGACGGTTGTGTAATGGATACGATGAATTATAAGCATGAACTGTGTTTTGGACCACTTGCTGCTGATTTTTGGGAAGTAAAAGAAAAAGATGAGTTTTTAAAAGAATGGAATACAGTAAATCTATTTTCTGACACTAGAGGAATTAATAGATTTAAAGGTTTGTATTTAACATTTGAAAAAATGAACAAAAAATATCCTACTATACCTAAATTAAATGATGTTAAATTGTGGGCAGAAAATGCACAGGAACTATCAAATGCTTCTTTAAAAAGGGAGATTGAAAAAAATAATAGTGAAGAATTAAAAAAAGCTCTTATGTGGAGTGAGAAAGTAAATGAAAAAATAGCATCACTTGAAGGACTTGATAAACCGTTTGAAAAGGCAAAAGAGGCACTTGAGCATGCAAGTAAATATACAGATGTAGCGATAGTTTCATCTGCAAATAAAGAAGCGATACTTTCAGAGTGGCAAAGACACGGACTTTTAGAATATGTAAATGAAGTTATGGGTCAGGATAAGGGTACTAAAAAAGATTGTATATCATTTTTAATATCAAAAGGCTATGATGCAAATAATATACTTATGATTGGAGATTCACCTGGAGATATAGAAGCGGCGAAACTAAACAATGTTAAATTTTATCCGATAATGTTTAATGATGAAAAAAACAGTTGGGAAAAGTTTAGTACTGAAATCTTAGATGAATTTTTAAATGGAATATATGATGAAAAGTCTTATGTAGAAAAATATAATAAATTATTAAAAAAATATAGTAAGGAGGACTAA
- a CDS encoding TetR/AcrR family transcriptional regulator, with protein sequence MKKNLEQKKRNVLEKSAKLFYYQGYVNTGINEILKECKIPKGSFYYYFKNKDDLLMQIIDYHTDNLILFFDKVVDDLSMVKLKTFFSGYFNSIVKNKCHGGSPLGNFAIELADINEEARERLNFSYEKIEKRVALFLEMIKNTNSKYTNINSQIYSKMLIAQMEGVMFKVKLTRNEEEIENFFRFFDVLVYGD encoded by the coding sequence ATGAAAAAAAATCTTGAACAAAAAAAGAGGAATGTTTTAGAAAAGAGTGCTAAATTATTCTATTATCAAGGGTATGTAAATACGGGGATAAATGAAATACTTAAAGAATGCAAAATACCTAAAGGTTCTTTTTATTATTATTTTAAAAATAAAGATGATTTGTTAATGCAAATTATAGACTATCATACAGATAATTTAATACTTTTTTTTGATAAAGTTGTTGATGATTTATCAATGGTTAAACTAAAAACCTTTTTTTCAGGATATTTTAATAGCATAGTAAAAAACAAATGTCATGGTGGAAGTCCACTTGGCAACTTTGCTATAGAACTTGCGGATATAAATGAAGAAGCAAGAGAAAGATTAAATTTTTCATATGAAAAAATAGAAAAAAGAGTGGCTTTATTTTTAGAAATGATAAAAAATACGAATTCTAAATATACAAATATAAACTCACAAATATACTCTAAAATGTTGATTGCACAAATGGAAGGAGTAATGTTTAAAGTAAAACTAACCAGAAATGAAGAAGAAATTGAAAATTTCTTTAGATTTTTTGACGTTTTAGTTTACGGTGATTAA
- a CDS encoding ATP-binding cassette domain-containing protein, whose translation MNKICIENLDYQYKKFQKKAVDNICLEIKQGVYGLVGANGAGKTTLLKIIATLLPFNNGKIVIGDLDMKVDLSKIRSQIGYVPQKFEFFEMLTVYEFLYYIGLNKKISSEDINQSIEYWLEKFNLINKKNEKIKTLSGGMKQRIAIIQAILGDPKILIFDEPTVGLDPMERLRFKNIINEIKKDRIIIISTHIISDVSALCDMIGVMSSGKILYSGTVDNLIDEAKGKISTITIKENDNIAEEIMNQVISIKRFKDNIYIKIIDTKGIGSSCVPDLEDAYFLKIKEKELNI comes from the coding sequence ATGAATAAGATTTGTATTGAAAATTTGGATTATCAATATAAAAAATTTCAAAAAAAGGCTGTTGATAACATTTGTTTAGAGATAAAGCAAGGAGTGTATGGGTTAGTAGGAGCTAACGGAGCAGGGAAAACTACTTTATTAAAAATAATAGCTACGCTTTTGCCATTTAATAACGGAAAGATAGTTATAGGCGATTTAGATATGAAAGTTGATTTGAGTAAAATTAGATCGCAAATAGGTTATGTTCCTCAAAAATTTGAATTTTTTGAAATGCTTACAGTTTATGAATTTTTGTATTATATAGGTTTAAATAAAAAAATATCTTCAGAAGATATTAACCAGTCAATAGAATATTGGCTTGAAAAATTTAATCTTATAAATAAGAAAAATGAAAAAATAAAAACATTATCTGGTGGAATGAAACAAAGAATTGCAATTATTCAGGCAATATTAGGAGATCCTAAAATTTTAATTTTTGATGAACCAACGGTTGGATTAGATCCAATGGAACGACTTAGATTTAAAAATATTATCAATGAAATAAAAAAGGATAGAATAATTATTATTTCAACACATATTATATCAGATGTTTCAGCTCTTTGCGATATGATTGGAGTTATGAGTAGTGGAAAAATTTTATATTCAGGGACAGTTGATAACCTTATTGATGAGGCAAAAGGAAAGATTTCTACTATAACAATTAAAGAAAATGATAACATTGCGGAAGAGATTATGAATCAAGTTATATCTATCAAACGTTTTAAGGATAATATATACATAAAAATAATTGATACAAAAGGAATTGGAAGTAGTTGTGTACCTGACTTGGAAGATGCATATTTTCTGAAAATAAAAGAAAAGGAGTTAAACATATGA